Sequence from the Fictibacillus arsenicus genome:
ATAACCGAATTTTCGTGCTGCAATTCCACCAAAAACGCTAGAGGTCATTTTGCATAAATGAGGAGCATCCATCACAAACTCCCCGAAAGGACACTCTTTTGCACGAACTACTACATGGTCAGGGCTCACACTGACAATTTCAAAATGCCCTCCGATTGAATTTTTCAAATCCACTATTACATGAACATATTGGTCAACCGTCCAGTGCAGTGGATTATCATAAAAACTTTCGATCCATTCACCTGTTCTCAGTCCTAGCTGTTCAATGTAATTTTCGGCAGCAGGACCAATCGTTTTTCTATGAATTAAGGCATATTGAGTAATAAGTTTTGCTAAAAAAGTGTGTCCATTTAATTCACCTTTTGAAAGGCGCATAACACATCTACCCTTTCTATTATGAATTACATGCTGTTCTTAGATTGTTTGGTAAGATATGGACAACACTCTTTGGATACCCGTTTAAAAATTTTTAAAACCTTAAAATAAATTATAATGCAATCAATTTTCCTTATATCCCCAAAAGAACATATCATCTTTATGATCGATTAAATGAAAACCCGATTTTTCTAAGACTCTTGCTGAAGGAATGTTCGTATCCAAACACTCAGCCGTTACCTTATTTACGTCTGGACGTTCAAGGAGCCATTCTGTTAATTTTGAAACCATTTCTGTGGCATATCCTTTATTCCTAGCTTTACTGACTAATCCATAACCAATCTCTACGACTCCCTTGTCGTTAGGGCCGCCTTTACAACCAATCTCCCCGATTAGTGTATTGCTTTCCTTTTCAATTACAATCCTGCTCCAGATTGATGTTTCAGGTTGTTGTTTCAGTTTTTCTTTTTTTTGCGGAATACGTTTTGCATAAGTCGAACTCGGCCATTCTTCTGAAACTTTGCAACCTAAAACTTTCTCTAATTCACTTCTTCCCTTTAAAGTGGCCTCTACCATTTCATATGTAAAAGAAATTATAAGAAGACGCTGTGTTTCAACCATACTGATTTCCCCATTTCCTGTTCATAACTTTTTATTGGCACTAGGAGCTCACCGCGCGCCCCGCGGAAAGCGAGCACCTGGAGCGGAAATTAACCCTTTCAAAAGCAGCAAAGTTTACGAACCCCCCCTTTATTTTAACTGATTTTCCCATAAGAAAAGAGACTTCCATAAAAGTCTCTTTTCTTATGCTGCTTATTCAATTTCTTTTTCAAGTTTGGAGTGTCGCTTTGAATATAAGAAGTATATAGCACTTCCGATGCCAAGCCAGATGATGAAACGAACCCATGTGTCTCCATCCAGCTGCGCCATTAAGAAACCGCAGAATATAATTGCTAGTAAAGGAATCCATGGAACGGCAGGGCATCTGAAAGCACGAGGCAGATCAGGCTGTGTTCTTCTCAGCACAAGTACTGCTACTGAAACAAGCACGAAAGCAGACAATGTCCCGATATTAACAAGTTTTGCAAGCTCGTCAAGCGGTATCAGCGCTCCCATTAGTGCAGCGACTATTCCAAAGAACCATGTTGAACCATATGGAGTACGGTACTTTTTATGAACCGTTCTAAAAAATTTTGGCAATAGTCCATCACGTGACATCGCATAGGATACACGCGTTTGTCCATAAAGCATAACAAGCATTACAGTTGTCATCCCGAGGATTGCCCCAACATCGACAATTCCCGCTACCCAATTCTGACCAGCCATTTGAAGAACAAGAGAAATAGGATGATCTTCGTTCCCTTTAAAATCAGGATACGGAACAACTCCAGTCATAATGCTTGTAACAATCACATAAAGGAACGTACAGACAAGCAGGGAGTAGATGATCCCTTTAGGAAGATCCTTGTTTGGATTCTTCGTTTCCTCAGCTGCTGACGCGATCGCATCAAACCCGATGAATGCGAAGAACACTAAAGCTGCAGCCGCAAAGATTCCTTCCATGCCAAATGGCGTAAACGGCGTCCAGTTCGCCGGCTTAACGTACCCGACAGCCACTACGATAAACAGGATGACAACGGCTACTTTAATGATAACCATGATGTTGTTTACTCGTTTTGACTGCTTAACACCTATTGAGAGCAAGAGGGTAATCAGCATAACGATTAAAAATGCAGGAAGATTAAAATAAGATGTTAGACCGGGGACCGCCCCTGGTGCTGCACTTAGAGCAGCTGGAATATGGATGCCGAACCCTTTTAATAGAGATTGGAAGTATCCGGACCACCCTACTGAGACAGCACTTACCGCCAAGAGGTATTCCAAGATCAAGTCCCACCCGATAATCCATGCCAGAAATTCCCCCAGCGTTGCATACGTATACGTATATACCGATCCTGAAACAGGTACGGTAGAAGCGAATTCTGCATAGGAAAGTGCCGCAAATAAACAAGCTAGACCGGCAATCACGAACGAAATAATTAGCGCTGGCCCAGCAGTTAAAGCACCAGCACCTGTAAGGACGAAAATCCCTGTTCCGATGATCGCTCCTATACCGAGCATCGTCAAATCCCAAGTACCGAGCTCTTTATTAAGAGTTGTTCCTGTTTTAGAAGCTGCAACAAGATCAGCGATACTTTTCTTTCTGAAAATACCCATAAGAATCCTCCATAAAATAAACTGTTTATTTTTTGTAAGCTTCTCTCTTTTTTATAATTCGTAATTTTTCGATATTTTGTGGTGGAGTAAAAAATTGCTAGTGTGCTTGTACCCTAGCTTATGTAATTATTCTTTCCATAAAAAAGAGCAACTCTGTTATTTTTTCAGAGTTGCCCTTACTATTCCCATTTTTAACTATTTCAATGTACCCTCATCAATCTGATTCATTTCCTTGACGAACCTGCCATCTTCCATAGTATAGGAAACGAATATGAACAGAAGATGAACAGCTAATTACAATCTCGGAACATCAATGATCATCATCGGCATTAAAACATGAATCATGTAGCTAACTCCTTATCACGTTATGTTTTCAGAAACTACGGACGTTTCTTTTTCAGGCACCGCCAGGAATACGACAGCAATCACAATAAACGCCCCGCCTAAGAGCTGGTACACTCCAAATGATTCGTTCAGCCACGTAATGGATAAAACAGTAGCTACGAGCGGTTCAATACTAGATAGCAAGCTTGTCTCAACGGCAGACAAGTACTTTAAACTGCCGATATATAGAACGAAAGAAACCGTTCCGCTTATTATGATCAAGATAAGCATGGAGAATGTGCTTACCGTTAATGAACCAGTCATCTCGAAAAAGCTAAAGCCGGGATTCGCCAAAAATAGGACGATTCCTCCAATTAGCATCCCCCAGCCCACAATAATGGACGTTCCCCATCGCTTAATAAGTGCAGCAGGGTGCAGCGTGTAAAACATAAATCCAAGCGCTGTTAATCCCCCAAAAATAATTGCTTTCTTTGATAATACAATATCCTGCACAGATCCGTTTGTAATCAAATAGAAAACGCCAGCTAATGCTGCAAACAATGCGATGAACTGCATGGATGAAGGCAGCTTTTTGTTAAGAACCGCCACCCATATCATAATAAAAACAGGACCAAGAAACTGAAACAAAGTAGCTGTTACAGCATTACTTATGTAAACCGTTTCGATAAAGGCATATTGCGCTCCAAGCATGCCAAGAACCGAAAAGATCACAAGCTGAATCCATTGACTCGGATGTTTCCATATCGTAAAAATATCTTGTTTCGCAAAAAATAAAAAACTTAATAGAATGATACCCGCTGCTATTAAACGGACAACTAAATAGTCAGCAGATGTCAGTTCTGTTTTTTGAAAAAGCCACTGAATCATCGGACCAGAAATTCCCCATAGCGTGGCACCACTAATAATCATAATTAAACCTATTTGACGAGACCGTTTCATGAAGCATACCTCCTAAGCTGCAACTTGCTTTTACACATATTAAATGATAAGCATAGAGGTATTATAATGAAGTTCTGACTCTATAAAAAGTGTCAGATTTTTAAAATACAAGGGGGTCAGTTTTGTGGTTGAGATCACTCCAAGCCTTGATACGCATAGTAATAAACCTCTATACATGCAGCTTTACCTTTTTATTAAGCAAGAGATAGAGAACGGCAACCTGGCACGACAGACAAAAATGCCATCAAAACGAAAGCTGGCCAAGCATCTGAACATCAGTCAGAACACCATCGAATCGGCTTACAGCCAGCTTGTCGCAGAAGGCTATATCGAATCCATTCCCCGCAAAGGCTATTTTGTTTGTGAGGTCGATCGAAACCAATTAGTTGTAAATAGGAACATCTCAGCTGTTAGAGAGAAAACGTACAGAGATACTCCATATCGCTTTGACTTTACCAATACAGGCATTGAAGTGAATGCTTTTCCTTTTTCGGTATATCGAAAAATAGCTGGTGAAGTGATCAGGCCCGAGAATAAAGAGGTTTTATTGCTAGGCCATCCTCAAGGAGAATATGGTCTACGGGAAGAGATCTCGAAATACGTATATGAATCCCGCGGTGTACGCTGTTCACCAAGCCAAATCATTATTGGAGGAGGAACACCTTATCTAATAAAAATCCTCTTTCAGCTCTTGAATGCTAGTACGTTTGCTGTAGAGGATCCTGGCTATCACCGAAAGTTAGTCTTATTTGAAAATCGGCATGAAAAAGTAAAGATGATACCGCTGGATGAAGGGGGATTAATCGTTTCAGAACTAGAAAAAAGCGGAGCGAATGCCGTTTTTGTAACACCTTCTCATCAGTTTCGCTGCGGAATGGTCATGCCTATAGCCCGGCGATTACAGTTGTTGAAATGGGCCGAAGAAAAGATAGATCGCTTTATAATAGAGGATGATTATGACAGTGAATTTCGATACGAAGGAAAGCCGATTCCTGGTCTTCAAGGACTAGATACGTACGAGAACGTCATTTATATGAGTACTTTTTCAAAAGCTCTTATTCCTTCTTTACGCATAAGTTATATGATTCTTCCGAAGCCGCTTTTAACAATCTATCAAAATGAGTATTTTTTTTACACACAAACCGTTTCTCGCATCGATCAGGAAATTTTAACGCGTTTTATAAAAGAAAGACATTGGGAAAAGCATATAAACCGCATGAGGGTCGTTTATCAGAAGAAAAGAGATGCAGTTGTTGCTGAAATTTTGGGGTGTTTTCCTGAATCTGTTGAAATAATCGGCCAGGACTCAGGACTTCATCTGTTAGTACGGCCGAACAATGGAATGTCAGAAAAAGAGCTGGTTGAAAAAGCCGCTGCATACAGCATTAAGGTCTATCCCGTTTCTGCATACGGCAGATGTGATCATCAAACCGTTTTGATGGGTTTCGCTGTGCTGTCTGTTGAAGAAATTAAGGATGCTGTTGAGCTCCTGGCCAGAGCTTGGTTTAAATAAACGGCTGTTTCCGGATACATTGTTGCTCTTGAATGTAATTGATTTCCGCTCCAGGCTGCTCGCTTTCCACGGCGTGCGTGAGCCTCCTGCCGCTTTGCGCCATTAGGAGTCTCACATTAAAAGAAGCATTTGTGCTCCTGCATCTACAAGTAAACTCAGCGAAGCGCAATTCCTCGTCGCATGCCCTGCGAAAAGTAATCTCAGGTTGTAGGCACGCACCTTGCGCTTCAATCAACTTGCAAATGAAGAGCTAACAGCAACAATCCTTTCGAAAAGAGCCAAATAAATAAACTCGCGGGAAGGAGTTCCCGCGAGTTTATTTATTCCTTTTTTATTATTTCTTTTGGTTCTAATCGCATTAAAACAATTCAGTGGTATCTACTTGTTTTGAACAACCGTTTAAAATAAAGGCAGGTTCAGCTGGTTCTTCCATTAGTATTTCAGAACAGATATCTTTGTATATGCCTTTGTCTTGTCCAGCATAAGCATCATGGGAATTATCAAACGTGTAATGATATTTTTTTCCGTCAAAAACAAGATCCTTAAAGATGGGGTCTCCTTCCATTGTATAGCTCGTGATTCGAATTTTATCTTTCATTTTAGCATTCGTATTTGCTAAAAACTCATGAAACCGCTCAATATTGTAATACTCATATCCCCATATAATATCTCCTCTCTTTTTTGCCTCATTCATGTTGTAAGCTTCTGAAGGGGGTTCGTGGATAGGAAGAAGAGCTGTTTTCTTACCGTCTCCATTATCATATAATCCGTTTAACCAAATACCTGCCGTAATCATAGCGACTAAACTTAAAATCTTCATTTTGCCTCCTGAAATTTAAGTCCATTTATAGATTAGACGATAAACAAAATGATTTAGTCGCAACTTTCCACTTAACACAATAAATGTAATTTAAGTTAAAATGAATTTATAATCTTTTTCATTAAAGTCTGCTTAACTAAAAGGAGAAATTTTATGAATTTAGAACAAATCAAATACATTGTAGAAGTTGCTAAAGAAAGTTCGATCACAAAAGCAGCCGACAAGCTTCATCTCTCCCCTTCTGCGATCAGTCAATCCATCACACAACTGGAAAAAAAGTTTGGCATCTCGATATTTACCCGTTCCAGGCACGGCACAATACCGACTCCCGAAGGAAAATTCATCGTGTCTAAAGCGTATGAAATTCTACATAAGATGGATGAACTGCAAGAAGAGCTTTCTATTAAACAAAAAGCAAAAAGACTAGCATTAAAAGTAGGCTGTGCACCAGCACTCACCTATACGGTGTATGATGCCTTTATCCTGTTTCATGAGCTGTTTCCTGAGGTCAACGTCATGATCAAAGAAATCGACCAGGATAATATTTTAGAAGAAATTAAGAATGGAAGTATCGATATTGGGTTAAGTTCTTTTACAGAGTATGATCTATCTTCTATGAAGCATGAAAAAGGAATTGGGTATGAACCGCTCTACACTGGTCATGTCTGTGTATGTGCAGGAAAGAAATCTCCACTATACTATAAGGACTTTTTAACCCCTGATGAACTGGCCGATCAAAAGATCGTCATTTACAATTCAAAAGGCGGAACAACGTTTAATGATACGTATTTCAATAATAATCAAATCTTGTTTTCATCAAACAACGTTGAAGTGTTGCGATCAGCTATTCTAGACGGACATGCGTTTTCTTTCGTCTTGAACTTTACTTTTAAAAAGAACCCAGATGTACTTAATGGAAATTTAGCCCTTATTCCATTTAAGAATCCAGATCTTATTCTTCAAGATTTTTGGACGCTATATCCTCTTACAAAAGGATTCACGGCAGAAGCAAAAGAATTCGATAAAATCGTAAGGTATTTACTAGATCAATAAGTTAGTTAGCATTCTGTTCTTTCTCTAGCATACTCTTTTGATAATAAAAGATTAACTTATCCAGCATCTGACTTTGTTTTACAAGTTCATGATTAGAAAAATCATTTGAGCTCGGTCTAAGCTCATACATTTTCTGACGGCATCTTTTGATTTCTTGCAATAGTAAATGCATCTCGTAATCCATTAAAGCAATCCCTTTCTAGCACACTAGTTTATTCCATTTTCTGTTTATAATTTAAGGATAGAGCGAACCCCATTTTATGTAAATTTAATGTTTTTTAATAGTTTTTCAGTATTGCTTAAGTTAGTGGAAGGAGGATGGTACTTGGAAACCTCTCTTTATTTTGTTCATTGCTGCGGTCACAAAAAGATTTGAGCTTTTCCGCTTGTGTTGACGAAAATTTTATGAATCAAAAGTCACTGTTTTAAGGAAATTTATGTTAAAATCAAATGTGGTCATGAATGTTATTTGAGGTTAATAGAGGGGGAAAACTTTTGCCAAAATTTCTTCTGCATGTAGAAGGATTATTCGTATTTTTAATAAGTGTGTATTTTTACTTTCAGAATGAATTTAGCTGGTTGTTGTTTATTCTGTTATTCTTTAGTCCTGACTTATCCATGTTAGGCTACCTCATTAATAATAAAATTGGTTCAATATGTTATAACCTTTTTCACACTTACATTTTAGCAATCATCTTATTAATGGCAGGATTTATTTGGTCAATCGACCTTCTCCTTGCATTAGGACTGATCCTCTCTGCCCATATCGCCATGGATCGATCAATTGGATATGGACTCAAATACCCTAGTCACTTCAAAGATACTCATTTACATAAAGTGGCGTCTTAAAAATTTCCACTTATATATCAATTATTTTTCCAATCACATTAGACAAGCCTGCGGCGGTGAGCCTCCTCGACGCTTTGCGTCCATAGGAGTCTCACCTTCAATGATGTATGTGTGCTCCTGCGTCTGCAAGAAAATCCTGACGATGCGTGTTCCTCGTTCCATGCCTTGCAAGACGTATAATCAGGTGGCTGGCACGCTGGAGTCTCGCACCTTGCGCTCCAATCAACTATCAATGAAGTACTTAAAAAAATTCATTAGCAATAATCTGTTAGAAAGGAGCTTTATAAGAGGATAGCCAGCAATACTGGCAGCGTGATTAAAGAGAGAAGAGTACTGACTAATGTAGCACTAGATACGAAGTCTGGTTCTGTGCCAAATTGAAGGGCGTACATGGTCGTATTCGCCGCAGAAGGCATGGCCGCCATTAAAATCATGATTGCTTTAAGCATTGGGTCTATCGGTAAAAATAGGGTGATAGCATACGCGATTATCGGTGAAACGAACAATTTTAGTAAGAGTGAGTATGTCAGCTTTTCGACCTGAACATTGCGCAAAGAAATTTTCGCAAGCTGCATTCCCAGAATAATCATGATGGTCGGAATGGCCGAGTCTGCGACTAAATCTAGAGCTTCTGCAATGGAACCTCCTATTTTGATATCCAGCTGTTGAAATATAACACCAGCTATCGCACCATATAAGATCGGCATTCTTACTACTGCTCTTAGCGCAGATGAGACTCCATCGTTTTCAGGACTTCCTTTTGCTGCGTAGTAAATGCCGACCGTGCACATCACCAGCTGCTGAATGACCATTAACACAACCGCATAATCAAGGCCAGCAGCACCAAAAGCAAAAAGTGCGACAGGTGTTCCATAGTTTCCGTTATTCATGAAGGCTGACGCGAGAATCACTCCGCACGTCTCCCGAACAGTGTATTTTTTAATAAAGCTGATTGCATATACGAACGCAATAAGTGTGAAACAAAGCATTAGCGTGTAAATCAGCATGTACCCATATGTCTTCGTCAAAGTAGTTTCATAGAAAGTCCGGAAAACAAGAAAGGGAGACATAAGGTATAGAGCCATTGTTGAAAGCGTTTGTGTCTCAAAACCGATTACCTTTTGACCGATAAATCCGATAGAAAAGATAGCGAAAACCGGCAAGACGATACTCAGAAGTTCTAACATGTATAAACCTTCTTCCTTATTCACTTCATCTATCGTAACATACCATTTAACTTGACTTGATATGATTAGCTCTGTTAAATAAAAAAACAAAAAAGGCTTTACTGTTTGTGAAAGGAAGCCCTTTTGGTATCATTAACTCTTTTCCATGATGTCAAAATAATTTTCTTCATTATCTGCAAAGTTAAATCCCCTGCCAGAAGGCATATATACAATCTCCCCAGCCACAAAAATTCATTCCTCATAATCCATATGCTTTTTGCCTTTCCACTCATACGCATTATCTGATTGCGTTTCAATAAAATGGGTACCTATACGACAACCTTGCATAACATGATTAGATAAATTTATCAGAGGTGGTTCGTATGAAACACAATGATTCGGGTGAATGTTTCCAGCCATTTATCAGC
This genomic interval carries:
- a CDS encoding methanogen output domain 1-containing protein yields the protein MRLSKGELNGHTFLAKLITQYALIHRKTIGPAAENYIEQLGLRTGEWIESFYDNPLHWTVDQYVHVIVDLKNSIGGHFEIVSVSPDHVVVRAKECPFGEFVMDAPHLCKMTSSVFGGIAARKFGYGKVSLRKRIALGEPVCEVAIYFEPDDREEGDIYENVPITPKHGDPFAWEEETITMLNYELKKSDEMVVRLLKELEDLKRERS
- a CDS encoding GNAT family N-acetyltransferase yields the protein MVETQRLLIISFTYEMVEATLKGRSELEKVLGCKVSEEWPSSTYAKRIPQKKEKLKQQPETSIWSRIVIEKESNTLIGEIGCKGGPNDKGVVEIGYGLVSKARNKGYATEMVSKLTEWLLERPDVNKVTAECLDTNIPSARVLEKSGFHLIDHKDDMFFWGYKEN
- a CDS encoding amino acid transporter, with product MGIFRKKSIADLVAASKTGTTLNKELGTWDLTMLGIGAIIGTGIFVLTGAGALTAGPALIISFVIAGLACLFAALSYAEFASTVPVSGSVYTYTYATLGEFLAWIIGWDLILEYLLAVSAVSVGWSGYFQSLLKGFGIHIPAALSAAPGAVPGLTSYFNLPAFLIVMLITLLLSIGVKQSKRVNNIMVIIKVAVVILFIVVAVGYVKPANWTPFTPFGMEGIFAAAALVFFAFIGFDAIASAAEETKNPNKDLPKGIIYSLLVCTFLYVIVTSIMTGVVPYPDFKGNEDHPISLVLQMAGQNWVAGIVDVGAILGMTTVMLVMLYGQTRVSYAMSRDGLLPKFFRTVHKKYRTPYGSTWFFGIVAALMGALIPLDELAKLVNIGTLSAFVLVSVAVLVLRRTQPDLPRAFRCPAVPWIPLLAIIFCGFLMAQLDGDTWVRFIIWLGIGSAIYFLYSKRHSKLEKEIE
- a CDS encoding DMT family transporter — encoded protein: MKRSRQIGLIMIISGATLWGISGPMIQWLFQKTELTSADYLVVRLIAAGIILLSFLFFAKQDIFTIWKHPSQWIQLVIFSVLGMLGAQYAFIETVYISNAVTATLFQFLGPVFIMIWVAVLNKKLPSSMQFIALFAALAGVFYLITNGSVQDIVLSKKAIIFGGLTALGFMFYTLHPAALIKRWGTSIIVGWGMLIGGIVLFLANPGFSFFEMTGSLTVSTFSMLILIIISGTVSFVLYIGSLKYLSAVETSLLSSIEPLVATVLSITWLNESFGVYQLLGGAFIVIAVVFLAVPEKETSVVSENIT
- a CDS encoding PLP-dependent aminotransferase family protein, with protein sequence MVEITPSLDTHSNKPLYMQLYLFIKQEIENGNLARQTKMPSKRKLAKHLNISQNTIESAYSQLVAEGYIESIPRKGYFVCEVDRNQLVVNRNISAVREKTYRDTPYRFDFTNTGIEVNAFPFSVYRKIAGEVIRPENKEVLLLGHPQGEYGLREEISKYVYESRGVRCSPSQIIIGGGTPYLIKILFQLLNASTFAVEDPGYHRKLVLFENRHEKVKMIPLDEGGLIVSELEKSGANAVFVTPSHQFRCGMVMPIARRLQLLKWAEEKIDRFIIEDDYDSEFRYEGKPIPGLQGLDTYENVIYMSTFSKALIPSLRISYMILPKPLLTIYQNEYFFYTQTVSRIDQEILTRFIKERHWEKHINRMRVVYQKKRDAVVAEILGCFPESVEIIGQDSGLHLLVRPNNGMSEKELVEKAAAYSIKVYPVSAYGRCDHQTVLMGFAVLSVEEIKDAVELLARAWFK
- a CDS encoding DUF4362 domain-containing protein: MKILSLVAMITAGIWLNGLYDNGDGKKTALLPIHEPPSEAYNMNEAKKRGDIIWGYEYYNIERFHEFLANTNAKMKDKIRITSYTMEGDPIFKDLVFDGKKYHYTFDNSHDAYAGQDKGIYKDICSEILMEEPAEPAFILNGCSKQVDTTELF
- a CDS encoding LysR family transcriptional regulator, giving the protein MNLEQIKYIVEVAKESSITKAADKLHLSPSAISQSITQLEKKFGISIFTRSRHGTIPTPEGKFIVSKAYEILHKMDELQEELSIKQKAKRLALKVGCAPALTYTVYDAFILFHELFPEVNVMIKEIDQDNILEEIKNGSIDIGLSSFTEYDLSSMKHEKGIGYEPLYTGHVCVCAGKKSPLYYKDFLTPDELADQKIVIYNSKGGTTFNDTYFNNNQILFSSNNVEVLRSAILDGHAFSFVLNFTFKKNPDVLNGNLALIPFKNPDLILQDFWTLYPLTKGFTAEAKEFDKIVRYLLDQ
- a CDS encoding aspartyl-phosphate phosphatase Spo0E family protein, with the translated sequence MDYEMHLLLQEIKRCRQKMYELRPSSNDFSNHELVKQSQMLDKLIFYYQKSMLEKEQNAN
- a CDS encoding DUF4260 domain-containing protein, which produces MPKFLLHVEGLFVFLISVYFYFQNEFSWLLFILLFFSPDLSMLGYLINNKIGSICYNLFHTYILAIILLMAGFIWSIDLLLALGLILSAHIAMDRSIGYGLKYPSHFKDTHLHKVAS
- a CDS encoding AEC family transporter, whose translation is MLELLSIVLPVFAIFSIGFIGQKVIGFETQTLSTMALYLMSPFLVFRTFYETTLTKTYGYMLIYTLMLCFTLIAFVYAISFIKKYTVRETCGVILASAFMNNGNYGTPVALFAFGAAGLDYAVVLMVIQQLVMCTVGIYYAAKGSPENDGVSSALRAVVRMPILYGAIAGVIFQQLDIKIGGSIAEALDLVADSAIPTIMIILGMQLAKISLRNVQVEKLTYSLLLKLFVSPIIAYAITLFLPIDPMLKAIMILMAAMPSAANTTMYALQFGTEPDFVSSATLVSTLLSLITLPVLLAILL